In Sphaeramia orbicularis chromosome 14, fSphaOr1.1, whole genome shotgun sequence, the following are encoded in one genomic region:
- the paxbp1 gene encoding PAX3- and PAX7-binding protein 1 produces the protein MFKKAKRANFRRRNESDEEDHEEAQQPLLAPTMFGPVGEDIPFMETSNSTGDVHQSNGFQANSVKFTKKDKKSKEPATVPGPTKASLLSFDDDEEGPEVFRVKKSNHSKKIVKQLKKEYKEDLERTGSIKQEIKTDAPPQPMATIKEEVTSRAGSEQGEEEMEVDSADEPEEESKSQSGPAHSQVSRSNSTAATFNALSSLSSLRPGEIPDAAFIHAARKRRQMARELGGDTPLVETETPKKRLVREEQDVSDDEDEEEKRIRFSGVKNKSQRQKIAEEIGIEGSDDEALDAGQDEEVSRWEQEQIRKGISIPQVQSSQPEDNTVYYQSSYESQPYSNSYSMAYTYSTVAPQTTKPTARTDNGTVHYVTPSADLSPVSIDLVKKRLQDRLSQMRAGYDSNTKRYKQIEDDLAASENTIEQLEGSSNDNADQYKFLQEMRGYVGDLLECFSEKVPAVLELEAAMHQLLRQRASRLVQRRQDDIKDESAEFASLSNKAVMAPNLDSFGRDRAAYQEHNRQRRIAEREARRTRRRQAREQNEKRTEHNEGLSSDDEETSTDITSFNMEKDRIVKECKKVFEDVVDDFHSLDYIKSHFEVWRRDYADCYRDAYIGLCLPKLFNPLVRLQLITWNPLEAECANFEYMLWFESLLFYGFEENSVLQKGEADISLLPAIVEKVIISKLTVLAEQVWDPLSSSQTARLVGFIHRLMKGYPTVLHGDNQYTQELLKTVVLRTRRTLDEDVFLPLYPKNVLDNKNCSPYLFYQRQFWTCVKLLGNILQWDGILSNSCLRDLALDSTLNRYILSALQTTDAGEDNVQKCQKVVDYLPRQWFCGLKGQQTLPQLEPFCRYLAHLANSLYRSSLGGSDMERRTTKEKVKDVVKMLGQVNALDHIIAVAAEHGVKDIKTLLEAK, from the exons ATGTTTAAAAAGGCGAAACGAGCGAACTTCCGACGGAGGAATGAGTCGGACGAGGAGGATCATGAGGAGGCTCAGCAGCCGCTGCTCGCGCCCACAATGTTCGGGCCTGTCGGGGAAGATATCCCGTTCATGGAGACCTCCAATAGCACCGGCGATGTCCACCAGAGCAACGGCTTTCAGGCTAACAGTGTGAAATTTACTAAGAAAGATAAAAAGAGCAAAGAACCTGCCACAGTTCCTGGACCTACAAAAGCCAGTTTGCTGAGTTTTGACGACGATGAAG AAGGGCCCGAGGTCTTCAGAGTAAAGAAATCAAATCACAGCAAGAAGATAGTCAAACAGCTGAAGAAGGAATACAAAGAGGATTTGGAGAGGACTGGCTCTATTAAACAGGAAATCAAAACAG ATGCTCCACCTCAGCCTATGGCCACCATCAAAGAGGAGGTTACTAGCAGAGCAGGTAGTGAACAGggtgaggaggagatggaggtggACAGTGCTGATGAGCCAGAGGAAGAATCGAAGAGTCAGAGCGGTCCAGCACATAGTCAGGTGTCCAGGAGCAACAGCACGGCCGCAACCTTCAATGCACTTTCTTCTCTCAGCAGCTTGAGACCTG GGGAGATACCTGATGCCGCGTTCATACATGCTGCAAGAAAGCGCCGTCAGATGGCTAGAGAGTTGGGAGGTGATACACCCCTGGTTGAGACAGAGACCCCAAAAAAGCGATTAGTCCGAGAAGAGCAAGATGTCAGCGATGACGAAGATGAGGAAGAAAAGAGGATCCGCTTTAGTGGAGTCAAGAATAAGAGCCAAAGGCAGAAAATAGCAGAGGAGATAG GTATTGAAGGTAGTGATGATGAGGCACTGGATGCAGGTCAGGATGAGGAGGTGAGCCGTTGGGAGCAGGAACAGATCAGGAAAGGAATCAGCATACCCCAG GTTCAAAGCAGCCAGCCAGAGGACAACACCGTCTACTACCAGAGCAGCTATGAGAGCCAGCCCTACAGCAATTCCTACAGCATGGCTTACACCTACAGCACTGTGGCTCCACAGACGACCAAGCCAACTGCCCGAACAGACAATGGCACTGTTCACTATGTGACCCCAAGTGCAGACCTTAGCCCTGTATCCATTGATCTGGTAAAGAAACGCCTGCAGGATAG GCTCAGCCAAATGCGTGCAGGCTATGACTCAAACACCAAGCGCTACAAACAGATCGAAGATGACCTAGCTGCTTCAGAGAACACCATAGAGCAGCTGGAGGGCTCCTCCAATGACAATGCAGATCAATATAAATTCTTGCAAGAGATGCGAGGGTATGTTGGAGACTTGCTTGAGTGTTTCAGTGAAAAG GTCCCTGCTGTCCTGGAGCTGGAGGCTGCCATGCACCAGTTACTAAGGCAACGGGCCTCACGACTTGTCCAAAGAAGACAGGATGATATTAAAGATGAATCGGCGGAGTTTGCAAGCCTTTCAA ATAAAGCTGTCATGGCTCCCAATCTGGACTCATTTGGTAGAGATCGAGCTGCGTACCAAGAGCACAATCGTCAAAGGAGGATCGCTGAAAGAGAGGCCCGACG GACTCGGAGGCGTCAGGCTCGAGAGCAGAACGAAAAGAGAACTGAGCATAATGAAGGCTTGTCATCCGATGATGAGGAAACCTCCACTGACATCACCAGTTTCAACATGGAGAAAG ATCGCATCGTCAAGGAATGTAAGAAAGTGTTTGAGGACGTAGTGGACGACTTTCATTCCCTTGACTACATCAAATCCCATTTTGAAGTATGGAGAAGGGACTACGCCGACTGTTACAGAGACGCCTACATAGGTCTTTGTCTGCCCAAACTCTTTAACCCCTTAGTCCGTCTGCAACTCATCACATGGAACCCTCTTGag GCGGAGTGTGCAAACTTCGAGTACATGCTCTGGTTCGAGTCGCTGCTTTTTTACGGCTTTGAGGAGAACAGTGTATTGCAGAAAGGAGAGGCAGATATCAGTTTACTGCCTGCTATTGTGGAGAAAGTCATCATCTCCAAACTGACAG tgttagCAGAGCAGGTGTGGGACCCACTGTCCAGCAGTCAGACAGCCAGACTGGTGGGGTTCATTCACAGACTAATGAAAGGGTACCCAACTGTGCTGCATGGAGACAACCAATACACACAG GAGCTGTTGAAGACAGTCGTTTTGCGGACCAGGCGCACTCTAGATGAAGATGTCTTCCTACCACTCTACCCCAAAAA TGTGTTGGACAACAAGAACTGCAGCCCCTATCTCTTCTACCAGAGACAGTTTTGGACATGTGTTAAG CTACTGGGCAACATCCTGCAGTGGGATGGCATCCTGTCAAATTCATGTCTAAGGGATCTGGCTTTGGACAGCACGTTAAATAGATACATCCTCTCTGCACTGCAGACCACAGATGCAGGGGAGGACAATGTGCAGAAGTGTCAGAAG GTGGTGGATTATTTGCCTCGGCAGTGGTTCTGTGGGTTGAAAGGCCAACAGACGTTGCCTCAGTTGGAGCCGTTCTGTCGTTACCTCGCCCACCTGGCCAATTCACTGTATCGCAGCAGCCTGGGCGGGTCCGACATGGAGCGACGCACAACCAA GGAAAAAGTCAAAGACGTGGTGAAGATGCTGGGTCAGGTGAACGCCCTGGACCACATCATCGCCGTGGCAGCA